DNA from Ruficoccus amylovorans:
CTGTCTCAAATCACTTGACATCACAAAGCCCTCCGCCATCCATTATTGTGTCCCACAAGGCACAATAACCCACTCTCTACCAAGCAATGAAGCTGCCCCCCATCCTGCTCGTTTGCATCGCTCTTCTGGGCGGATGCGTGACCCAACGCCAGTTTACCGCCGATGGAATCCCGGACCCGAGCTACCAGATTGGCGGGGGTGATTTCTTTGTCACGCAAGCACCTTCCGACGGCACCTTCTACATAGTGGAGGAAACCACCAAACGCATCCTGATCAGTGCCACCACTCTCGAGGCAAGCCCCATTACCTTCAACGTGAATGAATCTGAAATCGCCGCCAATGAAGACGATTTCGAAGAGAAATACGGTATCCGCCGGGATCAGGTCAGAATTGTCCTGTATTTCATTCCCCATCGTGTCGAGTACTACAGGGGAGAACGACCCGACTTCAACACGGAGGGATAACAATCCTCATTTTGTCCGCGTGGTCTGACCTTCCTTGCCGAAGGGCATCTTCTTCGCCGAATAAAGGCCGCATCAGGCGGGCGGAGCGGGCGGCAGTACCTGCCGGGCGGGGCTGTAACAGGTCGTGCGGCCTCCGATGGTTTCGCGCACGAGCGGCTGGCCGGTTTTCGGGCAAGTGCCGCCGTCCTCCCACCGGTGCGGGAAAAGCCAGTCCGGCGGCGGGTCGCCCCAATCGGTCCCGATGACTTCCATCGCGTCCGCGCAAACTTCGCGCACCGTCCGGTAAAGGCGGCTCTGCGTCCGCGCGTCGAGCGATCCGGCCGGGGTGGCCGGATGCAGCGCGGCGCGCCAAAGGATTTCGTCCGCCATCCAGTTGCCGATGCCGGGGAAGCACTCCTGCATGAGCAGCACCGCCTTGAGCGGCGAACGCTTGCGGCGCTGGAGAAAGGCCCGCATCAGCGACAGCGTAAAGTCCTCCGAAAGTACCTGCGGCGGGAGTTCCCGCCACCACGGCGGTGGTTCCGCCCCGGTCTCGAATCGCACCCGCCCGAAGAGGCGCGGGTCGTTAAACACCAGCACCCGTCCGGCCTGCACCAGCACGAGGTGGTCGTGCCTGTCGGGCACATAGGGAACCGGCGAGGAAAACAGCTTGCCCGTCATCCCGAGGTGTACCCCGAGCCAGCCCCCGCCGCCGAAGCCAAAGAGCATCTGCTTGCCGTGCGCCCATGAGCGCTCGAGCACCGCGCCCCGCAGCGCCTTATCCAGCGCGCCGGTATCGCACTCGCGGAAAATCCGCGCCTGCGGATGCAGCCGTACCTCGCGGACGGATTCGCCCAGACCGGGGTTCCACTGCTTGCGGTAAAATTCGACTTCGGCCAGTTCCGGCATGGCAAAACGGTGTACGGCTCAGCCCTCAACCACAAGAATCCTCAGGACGACACTTCCTTTTGTCCGGACAGATTTGACGAATCTGCGAGACGGACGGCTTCTTTGCACGACTCGCCCAACTCTACTTGTAATTCGCGCCGGCGATAACCGGAACGCCGCCACAACGGGATTTTCCACCTCAGTATCCGGAGCACCTTGCGGTCTCCGTCGTTCCGGAACGAGACGAGGTTCTCCATCGTTTTGCAGGCGAGCAACCGCAGCAAAACGAGCCGCTGAGAGGGGCTCAGCCCGAGGAAAACGTCGCAGAGGTTATAGCTGTAGTAGCCGTCCGAACTGAGAAAAGCCTTCATCGAGAAACAGAACGGCTTCCCCAGGCATAGCACGTCGCAGCACTGCTTGCGCAGCTTCTTGTCAGCGATCATCTGGTAGGAGTTGATGTAGCCGGACAGGAGATTCACGTTGCGGATGCGGTGGTGCAGGTCCTGCGAGTCGGACTTGATGGAAATGCCCGAAAAAATCGTCTGCTCCACCACCTTGTGCTCGGGCACATAAATGCGTTTGTTGTTGTTGATCAACGCGCAGGCCACCGCCAGATGGGGAAACGAATACATGATATTCGCCGAGATGCTGGTCATCACCTCTGTGGTCAGGATCTCGGTCTTGTAAATCGTCGAGGGCAGGAAGGCCATCGTGTTGAGAATGTACGGAGTGGGGTTGTCCGCCGGAAACTCAATCTTCCGCTCGGTCAGGACCGCATCATAATCATGCTCCAGGCCGTACTCGATCTCGTCCCAGTGGGTCCAGTCGTATTCGTCATCGTCACTGAGAATCCACACGTATTTCTTTGACGAGACCTCGAAGGCGCGTGCGATATTGGCATTACCCCCGATATTGCGCTTGTGCACGGTGTGCGTGAGGTTGGGAAACCTCTCCTGGTAACGCTCGACGAGACGGGCGGTATTGTCCGTCGAGTGGTTATTCAGGATCTTGATATCGAAGTCGCGGATCGGGCTATCCTCCGCGAAAATCTGCCTGAAGGTCGCCTCCAGTTTTTCGCTCCGGTTGTACGTGATGAGGATGATCTCAAGAATGTCTTTAGTCGATGGCATAGAAGTATTACCGGGGCTGGGTAACAAAATCGTAACAGAACATAATATGGCAAAACGAAAGCGCAAAACAAAAGACACCCATATCGTCTTTCATTTTCGGGCCTAATGATGTCCGACGGCCTGCTTCTGGTAAAGGTGCTTGTAGTGCGGACAGCGCTCCATTAGCTCGGCGTGGGAGCCGTAGTCGATGATCCGCCCCTGCTCGAACACGATGATCTTGCGCACGTTCTTGATCGTGCTGAAACGGTGCGCAATGATGAGCACCGTCCGGTCGTCCATCAGTTTGTCGAGCGCCTTCTGGATAAAGGCTTCGCTGTTGCTGTCGAGGGCGCTGGTGGCCTCGTCGAGGATGATGATGGGGGGATTTTTCAGGAACACTCGCGCGATCGCGATCCGCTGCTTCTGACCGCCCGAAAGCTTGTCCCCACGCTCGCCGACAATGGTGTCGTACCCGGCCTCCAGCGACATAATGAAGTCGTGGGCATAGGCGCTGCGGGTCGCCTCGTACACCTCCTCCGGGGTGGCGTCGGGCTTGGCGATGAGGATGTTATTGTAAACGGTGTCGTTGAAGAGGACGGGGTACTGCGGGACCGAGCCGATATTGGCGGCGTAGTCGCGCGAGGCGATGTCGTGCAGCGGGATGCCGTCGGCCTTGATCACGCCCGAAACCGGGTCGTAGAGGCGCATGGAAAGCTTGGCGAAGGTGCTCTTGCCCGCGCCGCTCTCACCGACCAGCGCGCAGCCGGTCCCGGCCGGGATAACGATATTGGCATCCATCAGCACCGGCTTGTCCTTGTAGGCGAAGTTCACGCCTTCGAAGCGGATTTCGCCCTTCAGGCGGTCGATGGGGACGGGATTTTCGGGCTCGGGTACGGTTGACTCGTATTCCAGGATCTCGTTGATCCGCTCGAACATCGGGGTCGCCTTGATCAGGTCGGAGCACATCCGCATGATGCGCTTGATCGGGTCGATGGTGAAGTACAGCGCGATGCCGACCGCCGAGAAGGTCGGGAAGTCGATATTCGTCTCGTAGGCGTACACAAAGGTCACCGCCACCATGGTCGCCGCAAGCATTTCCATGATCGGCTGCTGCATGAGCTCGTACTTGGCGATCTTCATGCAGAAGTTCTGAAACGAGCGGTTGAGGTCGCGGAAAAGCCCCTTCTGGGCCTCCTGCATGTTAAAGAGCCGGACTTCGTGGGCGGCGTCGAGGTTCTCGTTAAAAAGCTGGGCCACACGGCTCAATTCGCCCTGCGAGCGGGCCATGTACATCTTCAGCTTCTTGCGCATCATCTGCACAGGCAGGATGCAGAACGGCACCGCCGCGATGAAGACCAGCAGAAAGACGATCTCGCCGTTGGTGAACGAGAGGTAGATCAGGAACGACACCGCGCCGATCACCTGCAAGGGTTGGCGGAAGATTTCCGAGGAAAACGAGGTCAGGATGGCCTGAATGGCGTTCGTATCGTTGTTGAGCCGCACGATCAGGTCGCCCGTCGTGTACTTGTCGAAAAACGCGATCGGGCTGTCCTGGATTTTCGAAAAAATGTCCTGCTTGATGTTTCTCAGGACCTCCAGAGAGACCTTGGTCGTGAAATACCCGCTGACATAACCGGCGATGGCCCTCACCCCGAAGATCAACGGCAGCAGCAGCGCCACCCCGATGACGTAATTGGCCGAGTACTCGTGCTCACCGGCTCGCTCCATGAATATCTTGCGCAGCACCTTGTCGAAAATGACCGGCATCCCGAAACCGCTGGACGCGCCGAAGATAATCCCGGCCCCGACCGCGATAATCAGCAGGTGCAGGCTTTGCCGAATGTATTTGAAATAGCGCTTGTACTTGTTCATCTCGCAGTCGATTCCCGCTGCCCCGACGAGGCTGGCTGTTCACGCATGGGCAGGTGTTTTTATCAGAAAAGCTAGTGTTGGTCCCCCGAGGGGGTATTTCGATGGCGTGGGCGGCAGCCCCGGAGGGTGCCACTGTGAAGCCGTTCATCTTGACCCAAGCCCCCGCCCTGGGCAAGTCTGGAGAACAGAAATGAACCGCCTCGCAATCCGCGTACATGAGCCGCTTTTTCATTGCCTGCGCCCCGCCAGGCGGAAACATTTCCCCCTGACCGCCCGCCCCAAGAACGACTTATGAAAAACATCCTGTTGACCGGAGGTAGCGGCTTTATCGGGAAAAACATCCTCGAAAGCCCCCTCGCCTCCCGCTACGAGATCACCGCCCCCGCCCGTGCCGAACTCGACCTGACCGACACCGGCAGCGTGGACGCCTTTTTCCACGGCAAAAGCTTCGACTGCGTGCTCCACGCCGGGGTCAAGCCCGGCCACCGCAACGCCCCCGACCACTCCCGGCTCCTTTACAGCAACCTCCGGATGTTCGAAAACCTCGAACGCCACCGCGACCACTACGGGCGGTTCCTGAACTTCGGCTCGGGCGCGATCTACGGCACTGCCGGGGACATCTCCGGCGCGACCGAAGCGGATATTTTTACCCGCATCCCCGAGGACGAGCACGGCTTCTGCAAGCACATCGTGGGCAAACGGATAGAGCAACTCCCCGGCTTCATCGACCTGGTCATTTTTGGTATCTTCGGCCGTTACGAGGACTTCGAGATCCGCTTCATCTCCAACGCCATCTGCAAGGCCATCCACGGCCTGCCCATCACCTTGCGCCAGAATCGCCGCTTCAGCTACATCGACGTGGCCGACCTCATGCCCGTGCTGGAGTTTTTCATCGAGGGCGAGCCCCGACACCGCTTTTACAATATCGTCGGCTCCCGCCACCTGGAGCTGGCCCGCATCGCCGAAATCGTCCGTGAAACAGCCGGTGCCAAGGCGGAGGTGCAGATCCAGACCCCCGGCTACGGCAAGGACTACTACGGCAGCAACGCCCGTCTCCTGGCCGAGCACGCCCTGCGCGAGACCCCGATCGAGGAATCCATCGCCCGGCTCTACCGCCACTACTACGACAATCGCAACCGCATTGACCCCACCCTGCTCGCAGCGGACAAGTAAGCCACACCCGCCAAACGTTACCGACATTTTCCACTGGCGCTTGCCAACGGTGGCAGTCCGGTTAATGATACCACCACGATGTGGGACGAACGCTACAGCGAATCCGGCTATGCCTACGGCACCGAGCCAAACGACTTCCTTCGCGCCGAGTACACGCGCATCGCTCCCGGCGGGCGCGTGCTCTGTCTGGCCGAGGGCCAGGGACGCAACGCCGTTTTCCTCGCCCGGCAAGGCTACGCCGTCACCGCGCTGGACCAGTCCCCCGTCGGCCTCCAACGGGCCGAGGAACTGGCGCGCACCCACGGAGTTAACATCGAAACCGTCACCGCCGACCTGGCCGACTACGACCTGGGCCACGGCTGGGACGGCATCGTCTCGATCTTCGGGCACACCCCGCCGCCCATCCGCAAGCGCATCCACGAGGCCATCCCGCTCGCGCTAAAAGAAGGCGGCGCCTACATCCTCGAAGCCTACACCCCGCGCCAGCTCGACATGCCCGGCAAGGGCGGCCCGCCCGCCGCCCAGCGCGAGTTTTTCATGTCACTGGATGTCCTGCGGCGAGAGCTGCCCGCACTCGATTTTGTCATCGGCCGGGAGGTCGAGCGCGAGGTCAACGAAGGCTCCTGCCATCAGGGCCTGTCCTCCGTTGTCCAACTCGTCGCGGTCAAAAGCTGACCCCCAAGCGAGGTGCGCGGTGGCGTGGCGCGTGTCGCCGCAGCGGACAGCAAGGCGGGCGCGGACTACCTCGCGACGTCGGCGTCTTCCGAGCGGGCTTCCCCGGAGTGGACGACGCGGATTTCGCCGCTCGGATAGAGCTTGGATCGGTCCCAGCTCAGCCCCTTGGGGAGCCGGGGCAGGGTTATTTCCTTGAATTTCCCCGCCAGTGGTCCCGCCGCCTGCCAGAGCCGGGACGTCTCCCCGGCAGCCCATTCAGTCACATTCGACGGCTCAAAAACCAGCTCACAGCCCGGCTTTAACGTCGCCCCCGACGCGAAGCTCAGCAGTGACGATCCGCGCACCACCAGCCGCCCGCCCGCCGGGATAATTTCGCCCGCCACGGTGAGTGTCCCCTCGCCGTCAACCGTCAGTGTGTGCCCGGCCAGATCAAGAGGCCCGGCAAGCGTCAGATCGCACCCTGCCGCCACCGCGC
Protein-coding regions in this window:
- a CDS encoding Fpg/Nei family DNA glycosylase translates to MPELAEVEFYRKQWNPGLGESVREVRLHPQARIFRECDTGALDKALRGAVLERSWAHGKQMLFGFGGGGWLGVHLGMTGKLFSSPVPYVPDRHDHLVLVQAGRVLVFNDPRLFGRVRFETGAEPPPWWRELPPQVLSEDFTLSLMRAFLQRRKRSPLKAVLLMQECFPGIGNWMADEILWRAALHPATPAGSLDARTQSRLYRTVREVCADAMEVIGTDWGDPPPDWLFPHRWEDGGTCPKTGQPLVRETIGGRTTCYSPARQVLPPAPPA
- a CDS encoding SAM-dependent methyltransferase — protein: MWDERYSESGYAYGTEPNDFLRAEYTRIAPGGRVLCLAEGQGRNAVFLARQGYAVTALDQSPVGLQRAEELARTHGVNIETVTADLADYDLGHGWDGIVSIFGHTPPPIRKRIHEAIPLALKEGGAYILEAYTPRQLDMPGKGGPPAAQREFFMSLDVLRRELPALDFVIGREVEREVNEGSCHQGLSSVVQLVAVKS
- a CDS encoding NAD-dependent epimerase/dehydratase family protein; the encoded protein is MKNILLTGGSGFIGKNILESPLASRYEITAPARAELDLTDTGSVDAFFHGKSFDCVLHAGVKPGHRNAPDHSRLLYSNLRMFENLERHRDHYGRFLNFGSGAIYGTAGDISGATEADIFTRIPEDEHGFCKHIVGKRIEQLPGFIDLVIFGIFGRYEDFEIRFISNAICKAIHGLPITLRQNRRFSYIDVADLMPVLEFFIEGEPRHRFYNIVGSRHLELARIAEIVRETAGAKAEVQIQTPGYGKDYYGSNARLLAEHALRETPIEESIARLYRHYYDNRNRIDPTLLAADK
- a CDS encoding glycosyltransferase family 2 protein yields the protein MPSTKDILEIILITYNRSEKLEATFRQIFAEDSPIRDFDIKILNNHSTDNTARLVERYQERFPNLTHTVHKRNIGGNANIARAFEVSSKKYVWILSDDDEYDWTHWDEIEYGLEHDYDAVLTERKIEFPADNPTPYILNTMAFLPSTIYKTEILTTEVMTSISANIMYSFPHLAVACALINNNKRIYVPEHKVVEQTIFSGISIKSDSQDLHHRIRNVNLLSGYINSYQMIADKKLRKQCCDVLCLGKPFCFSMKAFLSSDGYYSYNLCDVFLGLSPSQRLVLLRLLACKTMENLVSFRNDGDRKVLRILRWKIPLWRRSGYRRRELQVELGESCKEAVRLADSSNLSGQKEVSS
- a CDS encoding ABC transporter ATP-binding protein, whose amino-acid sequence is MNKYKRYFKYIRQSLHLLIIAVGAGIIFGASSGFGMPVIFDKVLRKIFMERAGEHEYSANYVIGVALLLPLIFGVRAIAGYVSGYFTTKVSLEVLRNIKQDIFSKIQDSPIAFFDKYTTGDLIVRLNNDTNAIQAILTSFSSEIFRQPLQVIGAVSFLIYLSFTNGEIVFLLVFIAAVPFCILPVQMMRKKLKMYMARSQGELSRVAQLFNENLDAAHEVRLFNMQEAQKGLFRDLNRSFQNFCMKIAKYELMQQPIMEMLAATMVAVTFVYAYETNIDFPTFSAVGIALYFTIDPIKRIMRMCSDLIKATPMFERINEILEYESTVPEPENPVPIDRLKGEIRFEGVNFAYKDKPVLMDANIVIPAGTGCALVGESGAGKSTFAKLSMRLYDPVSGVIKADGIPLHDIASRDYAANIGSVPQYPVLFNDTVYNNILIAKPDATPEEVYEATRSAYAHDFIMSLEAGYDTIVGERGDKLSGGQKQRIAIARVFLKNPPIIILDEATSALDSNSEAFIQKALDKLMDDRTVLIIAHRFSTIKNVRKIIVFEQGRIIDYGSHAELMERCPHYKHLYQKQAVGHH